A region from the Nocardia terpenica genome encodes:
- a CDS encoding glycoside hydrolase family 64 protein, producing the protein MISRRTLLRASVLSVPVLGVGVERVVSAATPATLPVDVVNNSGSNTVYAYVTGQAIDNGNALMLLEADGRTPYYPPSPSSQTPVAVDCAIPLNASGGSPRTITIPHIAGGRIWFSIGSTLAFSVNPGPALVEPSVSNPSDPNINVLWDFCEFTYDASQLYANISFVDFVALPIGLTLATSSGTQTIAGLPGDGLTTICSALATQAASDGSDWGKLIVTGNGRNIRALSPNQAMAGGTSLFSGYFDNYIDQVWSKYASSQLTIDTQYTWGTVTGQVVNGLLTFNGVGTFAKPATRDVFSCSSGPFTTGNDEMGNISARLAAAFNRTTLLIDSKQPDGEHVSDYYTAAQTNHYARIVHATATNGLGYAFPYDDVHPTGGTDLSGSVQSADPARLTVTLGGPGGSGTPGKPSA; encoded by the coding sequence GTGATATCGCGTCGGACACTTCTGCGGGCCTCGGTGTTGTCGGTGCCGGTGCTGGGGGTCGGGGTCGAACGGGTGGTTTCCGCGGCGACACCCGCGACGCTGCCGGTCGATGTGGTGAACAACAGCGGATCGAACACCGTCTACGCGTATGTGACGGGTCAGGCGATCGATAACGGAAATGCCCTGATGCTGTTGGAGGCCGACGGTCGGACCCCCTACTATCCGCCCTCGCCGTCGTCGCAGACGCCGGTGGCGGTCGACTGCGCGATCCCGCTCAACGCCTCGGGTGGCTCGCCCAGGACGATCACGATCCCGCATATCGCCGGTGGGCGAATCTGGTTCTCGATCGGCAGCACGCTGGCGTTCTCGGTCAACCCCGGCCCGGCATTGGTGGAGCCGTCGGTCAGCAATCCGAGTGACCCGAATATCAATGTCCTGTGGGACTTCTGCGAGTTCACCTACGACGCCTCGCAGCTGTACGCGAATATCAGCTTCGTCGACTTCGTCGCACTGCCCATCGGCCTCACACTCGCCACATCCTCAGGCACACAGACCATTGCGGGACTGCCGGGCGACGGCCTGACCACGATATGCTCGGCCCTGGCCACGCAAGCCGCCAGCGACGGCAGCGACTGGGGCAAGTTGATCGTCACCGGCAACGGCCGCAACATCAGGGCGCTGAGCCCGAACCAAGCGATGGCTGGCGGCACGTCATTGTTCTCCGGCTACTTCGACAACTACATCGACCAGGTCTGGTCGAAGTACGCGAGCAGCCAGCTCACCATCGACACGCAATACACGTGGGGCACGGTCACCGGGCAGGTGGTGAACGGACTGCTGACCTTCAACGGAGTCGGCACATTCGCCAAGCCCGCCACCAGAGACGTATTCAGCTGCAGCAGTGGACCGTTCACGACCGGCAACGACGAGATGGGCAATATCAGTGCCCGACTGGCCGCCGCGTTCAACCGCACCACCTTGCTGATCGACAGCAAGCAGCCCGACGGCGAGCACGTCTCCGACTACTACACGGCCGCGCAGACCAATCACTACGCCCGCATCGTCCACGCCACGGCCACCAACGGACTCGGCTACGCCTTCCCCTACGACGACGTACACCCCACCGGCGGCACCGACCTGTCCGGCTCCGTACAGTCCGCCGACCCCGCCAGGCTGACCGTGACGCTCGGCGGGCCCGGCGGTTCGGGTACGCCGGGCAAGCCGAGCGCATAG
- a CDS encoding DUF418 domain-containing protein, whose amino-acid sequence MEKRIVDIDVVRGFAVAGLPVVNLGLTVGKTHYPTAGPLASVIYDDLFLHRFVTIFTFLFGVSFALVLHGASERAARPRLVLVRRLVALIAFGVFQLFLLDGNLQLFIYAVLGLVVLLPVSYLPRPAMPTIAVVLLLFSLPFAGEGLGVGAAVKLVSISMALLVLGASVVAYGIHADLPRRGPEIRTVFLIAAPLAVVTNVLNHGATTVFGSVIDELAMLSTSVAYVTGLLLLLRTRARRPLVAVLSPLGRMALTNFLVQAAAATVFAAVVVDIRDWNYVAITFGLTILFVAVQSVLCTLWLRRFRYGPFEWLWRCATWLTVVPIGSTPTLSSEGTPS is encoded by the coding sequence ATGGAGAAACGGATCGTCGATATTGATGTGGTCCGTGGCTTCGCGGTCGCGGGGCTGCCCGTGGTGAATCTCGGACTGACTGTCGGCAAAACACATTATCCGACGGCGGGGCCACTGGCTTCGGTGATCTACGACGACCTGTTCCTGCATCGCTTCGTCACGATCTTCACGTTCCTGTTCGGGGTCAGTTTCGCGCTGGTGCTGCACGGGGCTTCCGAGCGAGCCGCCCGGCCACGGCTGGTGCTGGTGCGGCGGTTGGTCGCGTTGATCGCGTTCGGGGTGTTTCAGCTGTTCCTGCTCGACGGCAACCTGCAACTGTTCATCTACGCGGTACTGGGCCTGGTCGTACTGCTGCCCGTGTCGTACCTGCCTCGACCGGCCATGCCCACGATCGCGGTTGTGCTGCTGCTGTTTTCGCTGCCGTTCGCCGGAGAGGGTCTCGGAGTCGGTGCGGCAGTGAAACTGGTGTCGATATCAATGGCGTTGCTGGTGCTCGGCGCGTCCGTTGTCGCCTACGGGATCCACGCCGACCTGCCGCGCCGCGGACCGGAGATTCGGACGGTCTTCCTGATCGCGGCACCGCTGGCGGTGGTCACCAACGTGCTGAACCATGGCGCCACAACGGTATTCGGGTCAGTCATCGACGAACTCGCCATGTTGTCGACCTCGGTCGCATACGTGACGGGGCTACTGTTGCTATTGCGCACCAGAGCCAGGCGGCCACTGGTCGCCGTACTGTCGCCGCTCGGGCGCATGGCGCTGACGAACTTCCTCGTACAGGCCGCCGCCGCAACGGTTTTCGCCGCCGTGGTCGTCGATATCCGCGACTGGAACTACGTGGCGATCACCTTCGGACTCACGATACTGTTCGTTGCCGTCCAGTCCGTACTCTGCACCCTGTGGCTTCGCAGATTCCGATACGGCCCGTTCGAGTGGCTGTGGCGCTGCGCGACCTGGCTGACCGTGGTCCCGATCGGCTCGACCCCCACACTTTCGTCGGAGGGCACCCCGTCGTGA
- a CDS encoding DinB family protein, protein MAVEFSPANERDALTGFLDKQRDALIRKVRGVSDFDARRAPTASSLSLLGLLKHSTVWEQRWFQGVVAGRPLPDGWPECRSQVPDLDFLVDEADTVGQWVARYEDAVGVSRQIVAAMDLDHACARTDIVDGNLRWVLVHLIEETARHVGHADIIRETLDGSRGL, encoded by the coding sequence GTGGCAGTCGAGTTCTCTCCGGCGAATGAGCGGGACGCCCTCACCGGTTTCCTGGACAAGCAGCGAGATGCGTTGATCAGAAAGGTCCGAGGGGTCAGTGACTTCGACGCACGCCGAGCACCGACGGCCAGCTCGCTGTCCCTGCTCGGGCTACTGAAGCACTCGACGGTGTGGGAGCAGCGGTGGTTTCAAGGCGTCGTCGCTGGACGCCCCCTTCCCGATGGGTGGCCGGAGTGTCGGTCCCAAGTCCCAGATCTGGACTTCCTCGTTGACGAGGCAGATACGGTGGGACAGTGGGTCGCTCGCTACGAGGATGCGGTGGGAGTGTCCCGGCAGATCGTGGCCGCCATGGATCTCGACCACGCCTGCGCACGTACCGATATCGTCGACGGCAACTTGCGCTGGGTGCTGGTTCACCTGATCGAGGAGACCGCCCGGCACGTCGGCCACGCTGACATCATCCGAGAAACTCTCGATGGGAGCCGGGGACTGTAG
- a CDS encoding site-specific integrase, producing MTTVAFDNNEEYLPSPFTGADVCQQAGLTLPEGARRPLFDDDLWDFTDVVGLAVHIPPSVRRFDFSVISNPRWRLVAKELIMAILAPQHPVVVELPRAYRTPLHLRSANGRLNELTRFFRWLDHRRIISLAAVDTHTCEAYLSFRRYILDENGSRVGEQGPGVRRAAAQVVVDLVNYRELCTGDRVRADLRPWGGATASAVAEMPCGRGGNTTPPVPDEILQPTLAAALHLVQVLGPHAAALNEQIREHDRLYGARTEALQPVASAPVEDILAVLADYTTTGTPLPHHEDHAITKRLRAGWSTQDPLLPVATGILARQAGRRSFESRWMPQLRGPLTEAVAAVGVEKVFARYADHAPTVDGVTQPWSLPLHRLQAVAVVGVVRTAAITVLAVSSGMRSSELMELCVGCRRPIEEPVPGLKRYRVAGKIVKGQPLGGVDDEWVVIEPAFRAVELLERLHDDPRDGVPLLSRFAFRVRYIWFRNWVNSPAGQRLGLAPIPDGPVSLRMIRRTVALELAYRPGGVLAAKLQLKHIATATTEGYAARPGGAQAELLAEVNKHEAERNLQLVLTEFHNYRNGILPAGPGARNLVEFFASIDTDPDAESAAAPKIQHNDRDILNLLSKRAKTLHLGVANYCWFTDPSRALCLKLAGTTTANRPLIGMCDSARCPQATHHRIHRPVWAQHAETTKTFLGQLGKTRTTERTRLQTDYDRSQRVIASIDTATTEKKQ from the coding sequence ATGACGACAGTTGCCTTCGATAACAACGAGGAATATCTGCCATCGCCGTTCACCGGCGCCGACGTCTGCCAGCAGGCGGGTCTGACACTGCCCGAGGGCGCCCGTCGCCCGCTGTTCGATGACGACTTGTGGGATTTCACCGACGTCGTCGGGTTGGCGGTCCACATCCCGCCGTCGGTCAGGCGCTTCGACTTTTCCGTAATCAGCAATCCGCGATGGCGCCTGGTCGCCAAGGAGCTGATCATGGCGATCCTCGCACCGCAGCACCCCGTCGTCGTCGAATTGCCGAGGGCCTACCGCACACCGCTTCACCTGCGCAGTGCCAACGGGCGGCTCAACGAGCTGACCCGGTTCTTCCGCTGGCTGGACCATCGACGCATCATCTCGCTGGCCGCGGTCGACACCCACACCTGCGAGGCCTACCTGTCGTTTCGGCGCTACATTCTCGACGAGAACGGCAGCCGTGTCGGCGAGCAGGGCCCCGGGGTTCGGCGCGCTGCCGCGCAAGTCGTTGTCGACCTGGTCAATTACCGGGAACTATGCACCGGCGACCGCGTCCGCGCTGATCTGCGGCCCTGGGGCGGCGCAACCGCTTCAGCTGTCGCTGAAATGCCGTGCGGCAGAGGCGGAAACACCACTCCGCCGGTCCCGGACGAGATACTTCAGCCGACGCTGGCGGCGGCACTGCACCTGGTGCAGGTCCTGGGCCCGCACGCGGCGGCTCTGAACGAGCAGATCCGCGAACACGACCGCCTCTACGGAGCTCGCACCGAAGCGTTGCAGCCTGTCGCCTCCGCACCGGTCGAGGACATCCTGGCTGTGTTGGCCGACTACACCACGACCGGCACACCGCTGCCTCACCACGAGGACCACGCGATCACCAAAAGACTGCGGGCAGGATGGTCTACCCAGGATCCGTTGCTGCCGGTCGCCACCGGGATTCTGGCCAGGCAGGCAGGCCGCCGCAGCTTCGAGTCTCGCTGGATGCCGCAACTGCGAGGACCGCTCACCGAGGCGGTCGCGGCGGTCGGGGTCGAGAAGGTCTTCGCCCGCTATGCCGATCACGCGCCAACCGTCGACGGCGTGACGCAGCCGTGGAGCCTGCCGCTGCACCGCTTGCAGGCCGTTGCCGTGGTCGGGGTCGTCCGGACAGCCGCGATCACCGTGCTGGCGGTCTCGTCGGGGATGCGCAGCAGCGAACTGATGGAACTGTGTGTCGGTTGCCGTCGCCCGATCGAGGAACCTGTTCCCGGGCTGAAGCGCTACCGCGTCGCCGGCAAGATCGTCAAGGGCCAGCCCCTCGGCGGCGTCGACGACGAATGGGTCGTGATCGAACCCGCATTTCGTGCGGTCGAACTACTCGAACGCCTGCACGATGATCCGCGTGACGGTGTTCCGCTGTTGTCCCGCTTCGCTTTCCGGGTTCGCTACATCTGGTTCCGAAATTGGGTCAACTCCCCAGCAGGGCAGCGCCTGGGCCTGGCCCCCATCCCCGACGGCCCGGTCTCCCTGCGCATGATCAGAAGGACCGTCGCGCTCGAATTGGCCTACCGCCCGGGCGGGGTCTTGGCAGCGAAACTGCAGCTCAAACATATTGCGACCGCGACCACGGAGGGCTACGCGGCGCGACCGGGAGGGGCCCAAGCCGAGCTGCTGGCCGAGGTCAACAAGCACGAAGCCGAACGGAACCTGCAGCTGGTGCTCACCGAGTTCCATAACTACCGCAACGGCATCCTGCCCGCCGGACCCGGCGCACGCAACCTGGTCGAGTTTTTCGCCAGCATCGACACCGACCCGGACGCGGAATCGGCTGCGGCGCCCAAGATTCAGCACAATGACCGCGACATACTCAACTTGTTGTCCAAACGCGCCAAGACGCTGCACCTCGGCGTCGCGAACTACTGCTGGTTCACCGACCCCTCCCGAGCGCTCTGTCTGAAGCTGGCCGGCACCACGACCGCGAACCGGCCACTGATCGGGATGTGTGACTCGGCCCGCTGCCCGCAGGCCACCCACCACCGGATTCACCGACCCGTCTGGGCCCAGCACGCCGAAACCACCAAGACCTTCCTCGGCCAGCTCGGCAAGACCCGCACCACCGAACGCACCCGCCTGCAAACCGACTACGACCGCTCCCAGCGCGTCATCGCCAGCATCGACACCGCCACCACCGAAAAGAAGCAATGA
- a CDS encoding IS630 family transposase (programmed frameshift) yields MRYPQGGGLTAERRMLRERLRLEAADAFARGEDNAVIAHRLRVSVRSVQRWRQAWGSAGREALRSKGPASLPLLSDEQFQVLEHELAKGPAEHGWPDQKWTLARIKTVIGRRFHISYTIKGVSLLLHRHGWSRQQPARRAVERDDAAVATWVKDVWPHVKPPRRRSEPGSCSKTKPGSRLTPPTARTWAPRGHTPIVRVRGRTTRRISIAALTCYKPGHRSRLIWRPYRHDRNSSGRKSFAWTDYRDLLIAAHRQLGGPIVVCWDNLNTHLTAGMRRFVTGHDWLTVYQLPAYAPDLNPTEGIWSLLRRGRLANRIITDPDHLMRIVRSDLHRIGYHPNLIDGCLTATGLTPTPKRS; encoded by the exons GTGCGGTATCCGCAAGGCGGTGGGCTGACCGCCGAGCGACGGATGTTGCGGGAGCGGTTGCGGCTGGAAGCCGCGGACGCTTTCGCCCGGGGCGAGGACAATGCGGTGATCGCCCACCGGCTGCGAGTCAGCGTGCGGTCGGTGCAACGGTGGCGCCAGGCGTGGGGATCGGCGGGGCGGGAAGCGTTGCGGTCCAAGGGCCCCGCGTCGCTGCCGTTGCTGTCCGACGAACAGTTCCAGGTACTCGAACACGAGCTGGCCAAGGGCCCGGCCGAGCACGGCTGGCCGGACCAGAAATGGACTCTGGCCAGGATCAAGACCGTGATCGGGCGCCGGTTCCACATCTCCTACACGATCAAGGGGGTGTCGTTGTTGTTGCACCGGCACGGGTGGAGCCGTCAGCAACCTGCCCGCCGGGCGGTCGAACGCGACGACGCGGCGGTCGCGACGTGGGTGAAGGACGTGTGGCCGCACGTAAAACCGCCGCGGCGGCGCTCGGAGCCTGGGTCGTGTTCGAAGACGAAGCCGGGTTCACGAT TGACGCCGCCGACCGCACGGACCTGGGCGCCACGCGGGCACACCCCGATCGTGCGGGTCCGGGGCCGAACCACCCGCCGGATATCGATCGCCGCGCTGACCTGCTACAAGCCCGGCCATCGGTCCCGGCTGATCTGGCGACCGTATCGGCACGACCGAAATAGTTCGGGCAGGAAGAGCTTCGCCTGGACCGACTACCGGGACCTGCTCATCGCCGCCCACCGGCAACTCGGCGGGCCGATCGTGGTCTGCTGGGACAACCTCAACACCCACCTCACCGCCGGCATGCGCCGATTCGTCACCGGCCACGACTGGCTCACTGTCTACCAACTGCCCGCCTACGCGCCCGATCTGAATCCGACCGAAGGCATCTGGTCACTACTGCGGCGAGGCCGGCTGGCCAACCGCATCATCACCGACCCCGACCACCTCATGCGCATCGTGCGCAGCGACCTGCACCGCATCGGCTACCACCCCAACCTGATCGACGGCTGCCTCACCGCAACCGGACTCACACCCACCCCGAAACGATCATGA
- a CDS encoding carbon-nitrogen hydrolase family protein, with product MRVAAAQVTCVPADVRANIGRLAGLAGRAGADSAELIVFPELAVTGYELAAIAADERLWLRADDPRLDPLRTTGIATVVNCAAPALDGRRPVIATYVYGADGDLLTCYHKQHLFGEEQRWFTAADKDGRFELRGLRFSLATCFDNHFPDLVGRIADDGCDVHLASALYGTGGGVAERASIYPDIAARADVYVVLANHVGRAGPVIGCGRAAVWSPGGALLVQADEQTPMIVTAEIV from the coding sequence ATGAGAGTTGCTGCGGCACAGGTTACTTGCGTACCCGCCGATGTTCGGGCGAATATCGGTCGACTGGCCGGGCTTGCTGGGCGGGCGGGTGCGGACTCTGCCGAGCTGATTGTTTTCCCGGAGTTGGCGGTGACCGGGTACGAGCTGGCCGCTATCGCGGCCGATGAGCGTCTGTGGCTCCGCGCCGACGATCCTCGGCTGGATCCGTTGCGCACCACCGGGATAGCGACCGTGGTGAACTGCGCCGCCCCGGCACTCGACGGTCGTCGCCCGGTCATCGCCACCTACGTCTACGGCGCCGACGGCGATCTCCTCACCTGCTATCACAAACAGCACTTGTTCGGCGAGGAGCAGCGATGGTTCACCGCCGCGGACAAGGATGGCCGGTTCGAATTGCGGGGTCTGCGTTTCTCTCTTGCCACCTGCTTCGACAACCACTTCCCCGACCTGGTCGGCCGAATCGCCGATGATGGTTGTGACGTCCATCTGGCCAGCGCCCTGTACGGCACGGGCGGCGGCGTCGCCGAGCGTGCGTCGATCTATCCCGATATCGCAGCACGGGCGGACGTTTACGTGGTCCTTGCCAATCACGTGGGACGGGCGGGTCCGGTCATCGGGTGCGGCCGTGCCGCTGTGTGGAGCCCAGGGGGAGCCCTGCTTGTCCAAGCCGACGAACAGACACCGATGATCGTCACTGCCGAAATCGTCTAG